The following coding sequences are from one Panicum hallii strain FIL2 chromosome 5, PHallii_v3.1, whole genome shotgun sequence window:
- the LOC112891392 gene encoding NDR1/HIN1-like protein 13 isoform X2, with translation MMHGNGHGRVHPAASSSDFSGEMNQSVSAPSSDPSSSPLYSFHFEKPVPQQQPEQPPPPAAAQPSTYVVQVPKDKVFRVPPPENARLFEHYTRRAKRRSRCSCVRVCTCLLAAILALAVLLAAAAGVMYLVVRPRRPSYAVQALAVSGLAGVGNASAAPAAFSPGFDATVRADNPNGKIGVHYEGGRSHVSVSYDGVPLADGAWPALYQGPRNVTVFVAKAKGSGIRFSQGVRGQMAAAERLRSVPFDVDVEVPVRLQLGGVRTWAVPARARCTVAVDRLAADAKVVSSSCDVKVRFLSWRN, from the coding sequence ATGATGCACGGGAATGGGCACGGCCGCGTCCACCCGGCCGCGTCCAGCTCCGACTTCTCCGGCGAGATGAACCAGTCCGTCTCCGCGCCGTCCTCCGATCCATCCTCCAGCCCGCTCTACAGCTTCCACTTCGAGAAGCCCGtcccgcagcagcagccggagcagccgccgccgccggcggcggcgcagcccaGCACGTACGTGGTGCAGGTGCCCAAGGACAAGGTCTTCCGCGTCCCGCCGCCCGAGAACGCGCGCCTCTTCGAGCACTACACCCGCCGCGCCAAGCGCCGCAGCCGCTGCTCCTGCGTCCGCGTCTGCACGTGCCTGCTCGCCGCGATCCTCGCGCTCGCCGTCCtcctcgccgcggccgccggcgtcaTGTACCTGGTCGTCAGGCCCAGGCGGCCGTCCTACGCAGTCCAGGCGCTCGCCGTGTCCGGCCTCGCCGGCGTCGGCAACGCCTCCGCGGCGCCGGCCGCGTTCTCGCCGGGGTTCGACGCGACCGTGCGCGCCGACAACCCCAACGGCAAGATCGGCGTGCACTACGAGGGCGGCAGGAGCCACGTCTCCGTGTCGTACGACGGCGTGCCCCTGGCCGACGGCGCGTGGCCGGCGCTCTACCAGGGGCCCCGGAACGTGACGGTGTTCGTGGCGAAGGCGAAGGGGTCCGGGATACGGTTCTCGCAGGGCGTGCGCGGGCAGATGGccgcggcggagcggctccggtCGGTCCCGTTCGACGTGGACGTCGAGGTGCCCGTGCGGCTGCAGCTCGGCGGGGTCAGGACGTGGGCCGTGCCGGCGCGGGCGCGCTGCACCGTGGCGGTCGACAGGCTCGCCGCCGACGCCAAGGTGGTGTCCAGCTCGTGCGACGTCAAGGTGCGCTTCCTGTCCTGGAGGAACTGA
- the LOC112891392 gene encoding NDR1/HIN1-like protein 13 isoform X1 encodes MSVFSPTCWRFSSDVKRSSKGEMGIDSDERLEEQPMMHGNGHGRVHPAASSSDFSGEMNQSVSAPSSDPSSSPLYSFHFEKPVPQQQPEQPPPPAAAQPSTYVVQVPKDKVFRVPPPENARLFEHYTRRAKRRSRCSCVRVCTCLLAAILALAVLLAAAAGVMYLVVRPRRPSYAVQALAVSGLAGVGNASAAPAAFSPGFDATVRADNPNGKIGVHYEGGRSHVSVSYDGVPLADGAWPALYQGPRNVTVFVAKAKGSGIRFSQGVRGQMAAAERLRSVPFDVDVEVPVRLQLGGVRTWAVPARARCTVAVDRLAADAKVVSSSCDVKVRFLSWRN; translated from the exons ATGTCAGTTTTTTCCCCTACCTGCTGGCGGTTCTCTTCCGATGTGAAAAGATCGTCCAAGGGCGAAATGGGA ATTGATTCGGACGAGCGCCTCGAGGAGCAGCCCATGATGCACGGGAATGGGCACGGCCGCGTCCACCCGGCCGCGTCCAGCTCCGACTTCTCCGGCGAGATGAACCAGTCCGTCTCCGCGCCGTCCTCCGATCCATCCTCCAGCCCGCTCTACAGCTTCCACTTCGAGAAGCCCGtcccgcagcagcagccggagcagccgccgccgccggcggcggcgcagcccaGCACGTACGTGGTGCAGGTGCCCAAGGACAAGGTCTTCCGCGTCCCGCCGCCCGAGAACGCGCGCCTCTTCGAGCACTACACCCGCCGCGCCAAGCGCCGCAGCCGCTGCTCCTGCGTCCGCGTCTGCACGTGCCTGCTCGCCGCGATCCTCGCGCTCGCCGTCCtcctcgccgcggccgccggcgtcaTGTACCTGGTCGTCAGGCCCAGGCGGCCGTCCTACGCAGTCCAGGCGCTCGCCGTGTCCGGCCTCGCCGGCGTCGGCAACGCCTCCGCGGCGCCGGCCGCGTTCTCGCCGGGGTTCGACGCGACCGTGCGCGCCGACAACCCCAACGGCAAGATCGGCGTGCACTACGAGGGCGGCAGGAGCCACGTCTCCGTGTCGTACGACGGCGTGCCCCTGGCCGACGGCGCGTGGCCGGCGCTCTACCAGGGGCCCCGGAACGTGACGGTGTTCGTGGCGAAGGCGAAGGGGTCCGGGATACGGTTCTCGCAGGGCGTGCGCGGGCAGATGGccgcggcggagcggctccggtCGGTCCCGTTCGACGTGGACGTCGAGGTGCCCGTGCGGCTGCAGCTCGGCGGGGTCAGGACGTGGGCCGTGCCGGCGCGGGCGCGCTGCACCGTGGCGGTCGACAGGCTCGCCGCCGACGCCAAGGTGGTGTCCAGCTCGTGCGACGTCAAGGTGCGCTTCCTGTCCTGGAGGAACTGA
- the LOC112891848 gene encoding uncharacterized protein LOC112891848, which translates to MAAAEAAPAPEASGFCTGSGGLSTGRKLVPWSSWAEWRFVRDGLFSPFPAAALRRIATWRSRGSVLIPVDVTAAFVEIRLRDPFFRSGLAGDDAMESEEMLAMLYSMAIMRLVNGFVENQHKKTGRSISELAEAVGIPRVLVDIRHESSHRNLPSLRLLRLASIKAFDWLKCIYWDRQTNSIPDVEVELKLRLHEIASFLKENDSKESKSGSKRKRSEKLIVKAIKYARRLYYAYPFEVVSVLLDLMQLDAPESPESSDMQEIHSLGVYHSSDTQISNSDMKTIIVKLSEKEPRLLLSVLKSVIEMIEAKEELTNKGESYEFLPVGPFKVKRLCSLVLWLVTSIKELKDSGYIGLVHEIGVLSSDKNAVPCFCLAKLLRKLLNLSITGERCMIDAALLLIEMVNGNSVKEKLRKLPVLSLPRLVKVSSLPQSRTICNEQGSLEKATETLEMFKLQLKRQKNACLTETGTTAGPFNTSTPEKHNRWSVAKSWTPCPIGTIPCSFSSCAVLPAFDAVDHGLEVATSEQHGTFDEVDHSERFESQSDELDDGSILKISRSSPEYDISDMPESTSPLKGRLLVGGVWKKVSEEELLLIKSKMKLLL; encoded by the exons atggcggcggcggaagcggcgccggcgcccgaaGCGAGCGGCTTCTGTACTGGCTCCGGCGGCCTCTCCACCGGCCGGAAGCTGGTGCCGTGGTCGAGCTGGGCGGAATGGCGCTTCGTGCGCGACGGCCTCTTCTCccccttccccgccgccgctcttcGCAGG ATTGCGACGTGGCGGAGCAGGGGCTCCGTCCTGATCCCCGTGGACGTTACCGCTGCCTTCGTCGAGATACGTCTGCGGGATCCCTTCTTCCG GAGCGGATTGGCTGGTGATGATGCCATGGAGTCAGAGGAGATGCTCGCGATGCTGTACAGTATGGCAATCATGAG GCTTGTAAATGGTTTTGTGGAGAACCAACATAAGAAAACTGGCCGTTCCATATCTGAACTAGCTGAGGCTGTTGGAATACCACGAGTTCTGGTGGACATTCGCCATG AAAGTTCCCATCGCAACCTTCCCTCCCTGCGACTGTTACGCCTGGCAAGTATTAAG GCATTTGATTGGTTGAAGTGTATTTACTGGGATCGCCAAACTAATTCAATTCCTGATGTTGAAGTGGAACTGAAGTTGAGATTGCATGAGATTGCTTCCTTTTTGAAGGAGAATGATTCAAAAGAATCAAAATCAGGTTCCAAAAGGAAAC GTTCTGAGAAACTGATAGTCAAAGCCATAAAGTATGCTCGACGGCTATACTATGCTTATCCCTTTGAGGTTGTCTCTGTTCTACTGGATCTTATGCAACTGGATGCTCCAGAGTCCCCTGAAAGCAGTGACATGCAAGAAATTCATAGTTTGGGTGTTTATCACTCATCTGACACTCAAATATCAAACAGTGATATGAAAACTATCATAGTGAAACTTTCAGAGAAAGAACCAAGATTGTTGCTTAGTGTACTGAAGTCAGTAATTGAAATGATTGAAGCCAAGGAAGAACTCACAAACAAAG GTGAATCTTATGAATTTCTACCAGTTGGGCCATTTAAAGTGAAAAGGCTATGTTCCTTGGTTCTATGGCTTGTCACAAGCATAAAAGAGCTTAAGGATTCAGGCTACATTGGGCTTGTTCATGAGATAGGAGTACTTTCTTCAGACAAGAATGCAGTTCCTTGTTTTTGCCTCGCAAAACTTCTACGGAAGTTACTGAATCTATCCATTACAGGTGAAAGATGTATGATAGATGCAGCGCTGCTGTTGATTGAGATGGTCAACGGTAACAGTGTGAAGGAGAAATTGAGGAAACTTCCTGTGTTATCTTTGCCTAGGTTGGTTAAAGTTTCTTCCCTCCCACAATCAAGAACCATATGCAACGAACAGGGATCACTTGAAAAGGCAACAGAGACGTTGGAAATGTTCAAGTTACAgttgaagaggcagaagaatGCATGCTTAACGGAAACTGGCACCACTGCAGGACCATTCAACACAAGCACACCAGAGAAACATAATAGATGGTCTGTAGCAAAGTCATGGACTCCCTGTCCGATAGGAACAATACCCTGCTCATTTAGTTCATGTGCTGTTCTTCCTGCCTTTGATGCTGTGGATCATGGATTGGAGGTTGCCACATCAGAACAGCATGGAACTTTTGATGAGGTTGATCATTCTGAAAGGTTTGAATCCCAGTCTGATGAGTTGGATGATGGAAGCATTCTGAAAATATCAAGATCATCACCAGAATATGATATTTCAGATATGCCAGAATCGACCTCTCCTTTGAAGGGTAGATTACTGGTTGGTGGTGTTTGGAAAAAGGTGTCTGAAGAGGAGTTACTCTTGATAAAATCAAAAATGAAATTGTTGTTGTAA
- the LOC112893321 gene encoding uncharacterized protein LOC112893321, whose translation MALEAKQAAQCIKRVLRLSIRKGYRFVSEHPILFGLGVLLYLLYRSSPGFFAFLLSSSPVIICTTLLLGVLLSYGEINLPEASEDHKGTPEISAFKVGNSSSDIPFEANQRLPVPEFRQDTSNFKEREIKQTISFKERASEHVDVDDDVPLLKRADEEDERGDWRNIPRTLTPFSSMVNLHQESGIKEGLIFNKKRESEGSFFIQDRADRQTSLFDGAHLSGLNHKDTSLGLFSSNENVNKHVDMEENLNQERVTDSAASKDREVSEEKQTEERSGTSKSASSISFHQCEQTVRLNVDTRNIAEDKLLDSSLGSPWARVGSQDGSSGFDSDGDESSSPDASMTDIAPVLDEIDPLLGADSARPDPIPKDDSDTDSHASEDHQIDDDSNDEGDDNDAKDNVEGKKKDDGREAAFLWTADDEKNLMDLGYSEMERNRRLEILMARRRSRKNIRFEIDNNLIDVDSNGAGRSLDDLSRFRAQVPPIAVPRRNPFDLPYDSEEAAIPGSAPSILHARKNPFDLPLEQPHDTGVPARDNINAGESVMSPRRDMIFRRHESFNFGGTDAIQERRFSRLKPYFVPETVEWNASNFQRQFSDKSESKLSSVTESDMASSVADQEDHKDHDEKDLHMEHESPALVRQDSDLTDVGSECSDGINSIDVELDNSDIDDREIALHHFVFERSQEREAHLASTKGKGHEEDYTPKSAGNSKMPFHPVPDLLSWEDGDGDSSLGAKPSFQLNTEVKCSEWVSSSLPTVEGESHSGDLPEYLDTDVASSSNTVVLGGSNTAEKDGNVDLMSYSNNEMPLDNLIHGSMELPSEFVTETLPVISRDLHPIPEERVVENFSMQEKHETAIFTESVASLTGLHVIEEHFDVGFDRSLSSVSSYPRASDAIESPSSEYAAVSNPFVSMASEPNKVDIGDMNNEATAGYLLDSDDEAGKIYPEPMEESGIDESFLSELDTVGDFGVEPMRLDQQVPDQGSHDVNPANGVAAYSMISPQTSDNVSLTISEASTGDSREQSPVVDDLNGPEFRWSLGASHGDPEQTVYNPQRRILEASPSEAIHMELKQPHNESEAPSDDTPAAASSELEVATNELVTSTTNPEMTILDAKSLEDIKTAFNLVSDVPAMDTEILPISGVDVDSEPKESGELHVIDARSVDDIHAAFKEHCDSVENRSLEENEGKAGYDESETAESTKHDELTEALHAESPHSVGDAREVLPVESTINMISNETKTQDEIDAVFSKVSDSSAKSTAQAVESEGSREREEENEHH comes from the exons ATGGCCCTTGAGGCAAAACAAGCTGCTCAATGTATCAAGAGAGTTTTGAGGCTGTCTATTAGAAAAGGCTATAGATTTGTTTCTGAACACCCAATCCTCTTCGGTTTGGgtgttttgctctatttattGTACAGATCTTCGCCAGGGTTCTTCGCGTTCCTGCTTTCTTCTTCACCTGTAATTATATGTACTACTCTTCTTCTTGGAGTCCTACTAAGTTATGGTGAAATTAATCTTCCCGAGGCTAGTGAAGATCACAAGGGAACTCCAGAAATTTCAGCTTTCAAAGTTGGAAATTCATCCAGTGATATTCCTTTTGAAGCAAATCAGAGACTTCCAGTGCCTGAATTCAGGCAGGATACATCAAACTTCAAAGAGAGGGAAATTAAACAGACAATTTCCTTCAAAGAGAGGGCTAGCGAGCATGTTGATGTGGATGATGATGTTCCTCTTCTGAAGAGAGCTGATGAAGAAGATGAGAGAGGCGATTGGCGTAACATACCTAGAACACTAACACCATTTTCTTCTATGGTCAATCTTCACCAAGAGTCTGGGATCAAGGAGGGCTTGATCTTTAATAAGAAAAGAGAATCAGAAGGTTCATTTTTCATACAAGATAGGGCTGACAGGCAGACTAGCCTATTTGATGGTGCCCATCTGAGTGGTCTGAATCACAAAGATACATCCTTAGGTTTGTTTTCATCCAATGAGAATGTTAATAAACATGTTGACATGGAGGAAAATCTGAATCAAGAGAGAGTTACAGATTCAGCAGCTAGCAAAGATAGAGAGGTTTCTGAGGAGAAGCAAACTGAAGAGCGTTCTGGAACTAGTAAATCAGcttcttctatttcttttcacCAATGTGAACAGACTGTCAGGCTTAATGTTGATACTAGAAATATTGCTGAGGACAAACTGCTTGATTCTTCTCTTGGCTCACCATGGGCAAGAGTTGGCAGTCAAGATGGTTCATCTGGTTTTGACTCTGATGGGGATGAGAGTTCTTCTCCTGATGCTTCCATGACTGACATTGCTCCAGTTCTTGATGAGATTGACCCACTTCTGGGTGCCGATTCTGCTCGTCCTGATCCCATTCCTAAGGATGATTCAGACACTGATTCTCATGCCTCAGAGGATCATCAAATTGATGATGATAGTAACGATGAGGGTGACGACAATGATGCTAAAGATAATgtggaggggaagaagaaagatgatGGGAGAGAAGCTGCATTTCTTTGGACAGCGGATGATGAAAAGAATCTGATGGATCTTGGGTATTCTGAGATGGAAAGGAACCGCAGGTTGGAAATTTTGATGGCTAGGCGAAGATCAAGGAAGAACATAAGATTTGAAATCGACAATAATTTGATAGATGTCGACAGTAATGGTGCTGGTAGAAGTTTAGATGATTTGTCACGCTTCCGTGCACAAGTACCTCCTATTGCAGTGCCAAGAAGGAACCCTTTTGATcttccttatgattctgaagaAGCAGCAATTCCTGGCTCAGCTCCTTCAATTCTGCATGCACGGAAGAACCCATTTGATCTTCCCCTTGAACAGCCTCATGACACTGGTGTCCCCGCGCGTGATAATATAAATGCTGGAGAATCTGTGATGTCACCTCGTCGTGACATGATCTTCAGAAGGCATGAAAGCTTCAACTTTGGAGGGACGGATGCAATCCAGGAGAGGCGTTTTTCTAGACTCAAGCCATATTTTGTCCCTGAAACAGTGGAATGGAATGCGAGCAATTTCCAAAGACAGTTCAGCGATAAGAGTGAGTCTAAATTGAGCTCTGTTACTGAATCTGATATGGCTTCTTCAGTTgctgatcaggaggatcacaaGGACCATGATGAAAAGGATCTGCACATGGAACACGAGTCACCTGCTCTAGTGAGACAGGATAGTGACCTCACAGATGTTGGAAGTGAGTGCTCAGATGGAATCAACTCCATAGATGTTGAACTGGACAACAGTGACATTGATGACCGTGAGATTGCTTTACATCATTTTGTCTTTGAAAGATCGCAAGAAAGGGAAGCACATCTTGCCTCAACGAAAGGAAAGGGTCATGAAGAAGATTATACACCCAAGTCAGCTGGGAATTCCAAGATGCCATTTCATCCAGTTCCTGACTTGCTTAGCTGGGAAGATGGAGATG GCGACAGCAGCCTTGGTGCTAAACCTTCTTTCCAACTTAACACAGAAGTTAAATGCTCAGAATGGGTTTCCTCCTCCTTGCCAACTGTGGAGGGTGAATCACATTCTGGGGACCTTCCGGAGTACCTTGACACTGATGTTGCATCAAGCTCAAATACTGTTGTACTTGGTGGAAGCAATACTGCTGAGAAAGATGGAAATGTTGATCTCATGTCCTATTCAAACAATGAAATGCCATTAGATAACCTGATTCATGGGTCTATGGAGCTGCCTTCTGAATTTGTCACGGAAACATTGCCGGTCATATCTAGGGACTTGCATCCTATCCCTGAGGAGAGAGTTGTCGAGAACTTCAGCATGCAAGAAAAGCATGAAACGGCAATATTTACTGAATCAGTTGCTTCCTTGACTGGCTTGCATGTAATTGAAGAGCACTTTGATGTTGGATTTGACAGAAGTCTGAGCTCTGTTTCCTCATATCCTCGAGCTAGTGATGCCATCGAATCTCCATCAAGTGAATATGCAGCAGTTTCAAATCCCTTTGTTTCCATGGCTTCTGAACCTAACAAGGTGGATATAGGTGATATGAACAATGAAGCAACTGCAGGATATCTGCTTGATTCTGATGACGAAGCTGGTAAAATCTATCCTGAGCCTATGGAAGAAAGTGGAATTGATGAAAGTTTCTTGTCGGAATTGGACACAGTGGGAGACTTTGGAGTAGAACCAATGAGACTGGACCAGCAGGTGCCAGATCAGGGTTCCCATGATGTAAACCCGGCCAACGGTGTTGCTGCATATTCCATGATTAGCCCTCAGACTTCTGACAATGTCTCCTTGACTATTTCGGAAGCCAGCACTGGAGACTCCAGGGAGCAGTCTCCAGTGGTTGATGACCTAAATGGCCCTGAATTTAGATGGTCACTTGGAGCATCTCATGGTGACCCTGAGCAAACTGTCTACAATCCTCAGAGGCGGATCCTTGAAGCAAGCCCATCTGAAGCAATACACATGGAGTTGAAGCAACCACACAATGAGTCAGAAGCGCCTTCTGATGATacaccagcagcagcatcaaGTGAACTGGAGGTTGCTACAAATGAGTTAGTGACAAGTACAACCAATCCTGAGATGACGATTCTGGATGCGAAGTCTCTGGAGGATATTAAGACTGCCTTTAATCTAGTTAGTGATGTGCCCGCCATGGACACTGAAATTTTACCCATCTCAGGTGTTGATGTTGATTCAGAGCCCAAAGAGAGTGGAGAGCTACACGTCATTGATGCAAGATCTGTCGATGACATTCATGCTGCGTTCAAGGAGCACTGTGATTCTGTTGAGAATAGGTCTTTGGAAGAAAATGAAGGTAAGGCTGGGTATGATGAGAGTGAGACTGCAGAATCCACAAAGCATGATGAACTTACTGAAGCATTACATGCCGAAAGTCCACACAGTGTTGGAGATGCTAGGGAGGTTTTACCAGTGGAGAGTACAATAAATATGATTTCTAATGAGACGAAGACTCAGGATGAAATTGATGCAGTGTTCAGCAAGGTCTCTGATAGCAGTGCCAAGAGTACTGCACAGGCGGTGGAGTCAGAGGGTTCTCGTGAAAGAGAGGAGGAAAATGAACATCATTGA